The proteins below come from a single Mya arenaria isolate MELC-2E11 chromosome 6, ASM2691426v1 genomic window:
- the LOC128237029 gene encoding uncharacterized protein LOC128237029 encodes MKKQFLALLTISLVQWGESIDANACHPSPCVHGSCFSGPAGYLCVCDHGYTGIHCDSSIGGIETCLSCPARLTDVPCTHVQKCSSGQQCFARILATSSGDLLHEYGCKDSQLCGARSVIGRRETPTSMTSRQTQTGFPLCERCCLGAICNMNMCGQAPNISVSGGPTCYSCSNHTTKDSCTDIQHCPAGQVCQLVPKISIATHTYHFESSCAVHADCQAKVAALTQGILGRKRDMPCSMRCCNTTLCNQLSCGQVTTPVADPCSSNPCQRGTCTSSNGDFDCQCPSGYSGKTCDMGPLPMDCKDIINRPHLFSNRGDDVYTIMLPRSHTVLRVFCNMTHDSGGWTAFQRRVTNSPDFHRNLAEYKKGFGDINSNFWMGLENLKEIVDLGPTDGKFHGVVVGANDSTFSEECTFTLRIISLSGAPSFTIEREANATFSCTGSISPQDNGQVDAGFVIPPVATFATYDRDTTDACAAHQGGGWWYYGCVPSNGSLPTNTYNNSNICGSHFYPGGQLPPDEDAHCAPFNLYSDRPSQVFNMFSMTYIDMMIRRNN; translated from the exons ATGAAGAAACAATTCCTCG CCTTGTTGACCATTTCGCTGGTGCAGTGGGGAGAGTCAATTG ACGCAAATGCCTGTCATCCTAGCCCGTGTGTGCATGGCTCCTGCTTTAGCGGACCGGCTGGTTACCTGTGCGTCTGTGATCACGGCTACACTGGCATTCACTGTGATTCGAGCATAG GCGGCATTGAGACGTGTCTGTCGTGCCCTGCCAGACTCACGGACGTGCCGTGTACCCACGTGCAGAAGTGCTCATCGGGCCAG CAATGTTTCGCACGTATCCTGGCAACGTCTTCCGGTGACCTGCTTCACGAGTACGGCTGTAAAGACTCGCAG CTATGTGGTGCAAGATCGGTGATTGGAAGGAGAGAGACACCAACGTCCATGACATCCCGCCAGACACAGACTGGTTTTCCACTGTGCGAACGATGCTGCTTGGGGGCGATATGCAACATGAACATGTGTGGCCAAGCTCCAA ACATTTCGGTTAGTGGTGGTCCCACCTGTTACTCCTGCTCAAACCATACCACAAAGGATTCCTGCACGGACATACAACACTGTCCGGCTGGACAG GTTTGCCAACTTGTCCCCAAAATCTCCATTGCAACCCATACATATCACTTCGAGTCGTCCTGTGCCGTGCATGCG GACTGTCAAGCTAAAGTAGCCGCCTTAACGCAGGGAATACTGGGCAGAAAAAGAG ACATGCCTTGTTCTATGCGATGTTGTAACACAACCCTGTGTAACCAGCTATCATGCGGGCAAGTGACAACACCAG TTGCTGATCCCTGCTCATCCAATCCCTGTCAGAGAGGCACATGCACCAGTTCGAATGGGGACTTTGATTGCCAGTGTCCATCAGGGTATTCTGGGAAGACGTGTGATATGG GACCGTTGCCTATGGATTGTAAAGACATAATCAATCGCCCACATCTGTTCTCGAATCGAGGTGACGATGTGTACACAATAATGTTGCCAAGGTCACACACTGTGCTGCGAGTCTTCTGCAACATGACGCACGATTCGGGAGGCTGGACC GCATTTCAACGCCGCGTCACAAACAGTCCAGATTTCCACAGAAACCTGGCAGAGTACAAAAAGGGATTTGGGGACATAAATTCCAATTTCTGGATGG gTTTGGAGAACTTGAAGGAAATCGTAGATTTAGGACCTACTGATGGAAAATTCCACGGAGTTGTCGTTGGTGCTAACGATAGCACCTTCAGCGAAGAATGTACCTTTACATTGCGAATCATCTCTCTGAGTGGGGCTCCGTCGTTTACAATCGAGAGGGAGGCTAATGCGACTTTTTCAT GTACAGGCAGTATATCCCCGCAGGACAATGGACAGGTAGATGCCGGGTTTGTTATCCCGCCTGTCGCCACATTCGCCACTTACGACCGGGACACTACTGACGCCTGCGCGGCGCATCAAGGGGGAGGATGGTGGTACTATGGTTGTGTCCCGTCTAACGGCTCCTTACCAACCAACACATATAATAACTCTAACATCTGCGGATCACATTTCTATCCCGGTGGACAATTACCTCCAGATGAAGATGCTCACTGTGCCCCATTCAATTTATACTCTGACCGTCCATCGCaagtatttaatatgttttcaatgaCTTACATTGATATGATGATTCGACGGAACAATTAG